Below is a window of Nocardioides oleivorans DNA.
GCAACTTCCACGGCCGCACCACCACGATCGTCAGCTTCTCCGACGACGAGGTCGCGACGTCGGGCTACGCGCCCTTCACCACCGGCTTCCGCCGCGTGAAGTACGGCGACATCGCCTCCGTCGCCGCGGCCATCGACGACACCACCGTCGCCGTGCTCTTCGAGCCGATCCAGGGCGAGGGCGGTGTGGTCATGCCGCCCGAGGGCTTCCTCACCGAGCTCCGCGCGCTGTGCACCGAGCGCAACGTGCTGATGGTGGCCGACGAGATCCAGTCGGGCCTGGCCCGCTCGGGCAGGACGTTCGCGTGCGACCACGAGGACGTCGTCCCCGACATCTACGTCATGGGCAAGGCCCTCGGCGGCGGCATCTACCCCGTCTCCGCGATCGCGGCGAACCACGACGTCATGGACGTCATCACGCCCGGTTCGCACGGCTCGACCTTCGGCGGCAACCCGCTCGCCGCGGCCATCGGCACCGAGGTCGTCGCGATGCTGGAGGAGGGCACCTTCCAGGCCCGCTCCACCGAGATCGGTGCCCTCCTGGAGGCCGGCTTCCGCCCGCTCGTGGGCCGGGGCCTCTCCGACGTACGCGTCCGGGGTGCGTGGGCCGGCATCGACATCGACCCGACCCTGATGTCCGGGCGCCAGATGTCGGAGGCGCTGATGGCGCGCGGCATCCTGGCCAAGGACACCCACGGCTCGACCGTCCGGTTCGCCCCGCCGCTGGTCGCCAGCGACGAGGACATCGCCGGTCTGGTCGCCGCGGTCGCCGAGATCCTCGCGGGCTGAGCCGGACGCGCCGGTGGCCGCCCGCTTCGACCACCTCGTCGTCGCCGTCGAGGACCTCGACGAGGCGGCGTGCCGCTGGCGCGCGGCCGGCGTCCCCGCCGAGCGAGGGGGAGCGCACCCCGTCGGCACGGAGAACGTCCTCGTCCGTGGTCCCGGCGCTGCCTATGTCGAGCTGATCGCTGCCGGCTCGGACGAGTCCAACCCGTGGCTCGACCGCATCCG
It encodes the following:
- the rocD gene encoding ornithine--oxo-acid transaminase codes for the protein MTANDVSTSTDHGTVLTGTEAHIEATEKYAAHNYHPLPVVLSEGDGAWVVDVDGKRYLDCLAGYSALNFGHSNQRLVAVAREQLGHLTLTSRAFFNDKLSGFAVALARLTGKDMILPMNSGAEAVETAIKVSRKWGYEVKGVPAGQATIITMEGNFHGRTTTIVSFSDDEVATSGYAPFTTGFRRVKYGDIASVAAAIDDTTVAVLFEPIQGEGGVVMPPEGFLTELRALCTERNVLMVADEIQSGLARSGRTFACDHEDVVPDIYVMGKALGGGIYPVSAIAANHDVMDVITPGSHGSTFGGNPLAAAIGTEVVAMLEEGTFQARSTEIGALLEAGFRPLVGRGLSDVRVRGAWAGIDIDPTLMSGRQMSEALMARGILAKDTHGSTVRFAPPLVASDEDIAGLVAAVAEILAG